From the Leptospira biflexa serovar Patoc strain 'Patoc 1 (Paris)' genome, one window contains:
- a CDS encoding CopG family transcriptional regulator — protein MAKIDKRFQILLSEEEQILLKNEATRRGISQGELIRLALKNEIIQKSELLRRKAIQNLTEILP, from the coding sequence ATGGCAAAAATAGACAAACGATTTCAGATTTTACTTTCTGAAGAAGAACAAATTTTGTTAAAGAACGAAGCCACACGAAGGGGGATTTCACAAGGAGAACTGATTCGTTTGGCGTTAAAAAATGAAATCATCCAAAAATCGGAATTACTCAGAAGGAAGGCGATCCAGAATCTCACGGAGATCCTTCCTTGA